In Vicugna pacos chromosome 27, VicPac4, whole genome shotgun sequence, one DNA window encodes the following:
- the AP3B2 gene encoding AP-3 complex subunit beta-2 isoform X1, whose amino-acid sequence MSAAPAYSDDKGGSAGPGEPEYGHDPASGGIFSSDYKRHDDLKEMLDTNKDSLKLEAMKRIVAMIARGKNASDLFPAVVKNVACKNIEVKKLVYVYLVRYAEEQQDLALLSISTFQRGLKDPNQLIRASALRVLSSIRVPIIVPIMMLAIKEAASDMSPYVRKTAAHAIPKLYSLDSDQKDQLIEVIEKLLADKTTLVAGSVVMAFEEVCPERIDLIHKNYRKLCNLLIDVEEWGQVVIISMLTRYARTQFLSPTQNESLLEENPEKAFYGSEEDEAKGPGSEEATATALPARKPYVMDPDHRLLLRNTKPLLQSRSAAVVMAVAQLYFHLAPKAEVGVIAKALVRLLRSHSEVQYVVLQNVATMSIKRRGMFEPYLKSFYIRSTDPTQIKILKLEVLTNLANETNIPTVLREFQTYIRSMDKDFVAATIQAIGRCATNIGRVRDTCLNGLVQLLSNRDELVVAESVVVIKKLLQMQPAQHGEIIKHLAKLTDNIQVPMARASILWLIGEYCEHVPRIAPDVLRKMAKSFTAEEDIVKLQVINLAAKLYLTNSKQTKLLTQYVLSLAKYDQNYDIRDRARFTRQLIVPSEQGGALSRHAKKLFLAPKPAPVLESSFKDRDHFQLGSLSHLLNAKATGYQELPDWPEEAPDPSVRNVEVPEWTKCSNREKRKEKEKPFYSDSEGESGPTESADSDPGSESESDSKSSSESGSGESNSESDNEDQEDDEEKGRSSESEQSEEEGKKKMKKRKKVSEGQGEGTSSDEGSDSSSSSSESEMTSETEEEQVEPASWRKKTPPSSKSAPAAKEISLLDLEDFTPPSVQPVSPPMVVSTSLATDLEGLTLTDSSLVPSLLSPVLGVGRQELLHRVAGEGLAVDYTFSRQPFSGDPHMVSVHIHFSNSSDTPIKGLHVGTPKLPAGISIQEFPEIESLAPGESATAIMGINFCDSTQAANFQLCTQTRQFYVSIQPPVGELMAPVFMSENEFKKEQGKLTGMNEITEKLTLPDTCRSDHVVVQKVTATANLGRVPCGTSDEYRFAGRTLTSGSLVLLTLDAQPTGAAQLTVNSEKMVIGTMLVKDVVQALTQ is encoded by the exons atgtCGGCCGCCCCCGCCTACAGCGACGACAAGGGCGGCTCTGCGGGCCCCGGGGAGCCCGAGTACGGCCACGACCCGGCGAGTGGCGGCATCTTCTCCTCCGACTACAAGCG GCATGATGACCTGAAGGAGATGCTGGACACCAACAAGGATTCCCTCAAGCTGGAGGCCATGAAGAGGATTGTGGCG ATGATCGCCCGGGGAAAGAATGCCTCAGACCTGTTTCCTGCTGTGGTGAAGAATGTGGCCTGTAAGAACATAGAG GTGAAGAAGCTTGTCTACGTGTACCTGGTGCGCTACGCTGAGGAGCAGCAAGACCTAGCCCTGCTCTCCATCTCCACCTTCCAGCGTGGCCTAAAG GATCCCAACCAGCTGATTCGTGCCAGTGCCCTCCGCGTCCTCTCTAGCATCCGTGTGCCCATCATAGTGCCCATCATGATGCTGGCCATCAAGGAAGCTGCCTCAGATATGTCACCCTACGTGAGGAAAACAGCTGCCCATGCCATCCCTAAGCTCTACAG TTTGGATTCTGACCAGAAGGACCAGCTGATAGAGGTTATTGAGAAGCTTCTGGCCGACAAGACCACG CTGGTGGCAGGCAGTGTGGTGATGGCCTTCGAGGAGGTGTGCCCGGAGCGCATTGACCTGATCCACAAGAACTACCGGAAGCTCTGTAACCTGCTCATCGACGTGGAGGAGTGGGGCCAGGTGGTCATCATCAGCATGCTCACCCGCTACGCCCGCACGCAGTTCCTGAGCCCCACTCAGAAC GAGTCTCTGCTGGAGGAGAACCCTGAGAAGGCCTTCTACGGCTCCGAGGAGGATGAAGCCAAGGGCCCGGGGTCGGAGGAGGCGACTGCCACAGCTCTGCCCGCCCGAAAGCCCTACGTCATGGACCCCGACCACCGGCTGCTGCTGCGCAACACGAAGCCGCTGCTGCAGAGCCGCAGCGCCGCGGTGGTCATGGCGGTGGCGCAGCTCTACTTCCACCTGGCGCCCAAGGCGGAGGTGGGCGTCATCGCCAAGGCCCTCGTGCGCCTGCTGCGCAGCCACAG TGAGGTGCAGTACGTGGTGCTCCAGAACGTGGCCACCATGTCCATCAAGCGCCGG GGCATGTTCGAGCCGTACCTGAAGAGCTTCTACATCAGGTCCACCGACCCCACCCAGATCAAGATCCTAAAG CTCGAAGTGTTGACCAACCTGGCCAATGAGACCAACATCCCTACTGTCCTACGGGAATTCCAG ACCTACATTCGCAGCATGGACAAGGACTTTGTGGCAGCCACGATCCAGGCCATTGGACGCTGTGCAACTAACATAGGCCGAGTCCGTGACACCTGCCTCAACGgcctggtgcagctgctgtccaaCCGTGATG AGCTCGTGGTTGCAGAGTCAGTGGTTGTCATTAAGAAGCTGCTGCAAATGCAGCCAGCACAGCACGGAGAGATCATCAAACACTTGGCAAAGCTCACAGACAACATCCAG GTGCCCATGGCCCGAGCCAGCATCCTGTGGCTCATTGGTGAATACTGTGAGCACGTCCCCAGGATTGCACCTGATGTCCTGAGAAAAATGGCCAAGTCCTTCACAGCAGAGGAGGATATTGTTAAGCTGCAGGTCATCAACCTGGCAGCCAAGCTCTACCTGACCAACTCTAAGCAG ACCAAGCTGCTGACCCAGTATGTGCTGAGTCTGGCCAAGTATGACCAGAACTACGATATCCGAGACCGAGCGCGCTTCACCCGGCAGCTCATCGTCCCTTCGGAGCAGGGTGGGGCCCTCAGCCGCCATGCCAAGAAGCTCTTCCTGGCACCCAAACCAGCCCCAGTCTTGGAGTCATCCTTCAAAG ACCGGGACCACTTCCAGCTGGGCTCACTGTCCCACCTGCTCAACGCTAAGGCCACGGGCTACCAAGAGCTCCCAGACTGGCCAGAGGAAGCCCCAGATCCATCTGTGCGCAACGTGGAG GTACCGGAATGGACCAAGTGCTCAAATcgggagaagaggaaggagaaggagaaacccTTCTACTCAGACTCTGAGGGGGAGTCAGGCCCCACAGAGTCTGCAGACAGTG ACCCCGGGTCTGAGAGTGAATCGGACAGTAAGAGCAGCAGTGAGAGTGGCTCTGGGGAGTCCAACAGTGAGTCTGACAATGAAGACCAGGAAGACGACGAGGAGAAAGGGAGGAGTAGTGAGAG TGAACAAAGTGAGGAGGAAGGTaagaagaagatgaagaagaggaagaaggtgtCAGAGGGACAAGGAGAAGGCACATCCTCAGACGAGGGCAGCGATTCCAGCAGCAGCTCATCAGAGTCTGAGATGACATcagagactgaggaggagcaggtggaacCTGCCTCCTGGAGAAAAAAAACA CCTCCCAGCAGCAAAAGTGCCCCTGCAGCCAAGGAGATCTCCCTGCTTGATCTAGAGGACT TCACCCCTCCAAGTGTCCAGCCTGTGTCTCCTCCCATGGTTGTGTCCACCAGTCTGGCTACTGACCTGGAGGGCCTGACACTCACAGACTCTTCTCTGGTGCCCTCG CTGCTGAGTCCAGTGTTGGGTGTTGGGAGGCAGGAGCTGCTGCACCGCGTAGCTGGCGAGGGGCTGGCTGTGGACTACACCTTCAGCCGCCAACCTTTCTCCGGGGACCCCCACATGGTGTCTGTGCACATCCACTTCTCCAACAGCTCTGATACCCCCATCAAGGGCCTGCATGTGGGCACCCCCAAACTGCCTGCTGGCATCAGCATCCAGGAATTTCCTGAAATCG AGTCCCTGGCACCTGGAGAGTCTGCCACTGCTATCATGGGCATTAATTTCTGTGACTCGACCCAGGCGGCCAACTTCCAGCTGTG CACCCAAACCCGACAGTTCTACGTCTCCATTCAGCCACCTGTTGGGGAGCTGATGGCCCCCGTGTTCATGAGTGAGAACGAGTTCAAGAAGGAACAGG GAAAGCTGACGGGCATGAATGAGATCACAGAGAAGCTCACGCTGCCAGACACCTGTCGGAGTGACCACGTTGTGGTACAGAAAGTTACTGCCACTGCTAACCTGGGTCGTGTCCCTTGTGGGACATCTGATGAGTATAG GTTTGCAGGGAGGACACTGACCAGCGGGAGCCTGGTCCTGCTGACCCTGGACGCCCAGCCCACTGGAGCTGCCCAGCTGACCGTCAACAGTGAGAAGATGGTGATCGGCACTATGCTGGTGAAGGATGTGGTACAGGCTCTGACCCAATGA
- the AP3B2 gene encoding AP-3 complex subunit beta-2 isoform X2 has product MLDTNKDSLKLEAMKRIVAMIARGKNASDLFPAVVKNVACKNIEVKKLVYVYLVRYAEEQQDLALLSISTFQRGLKDPNQLIRASALRVLSSIRVPIIVPIMMLAIKEAASDMSPYVRKTAAHAIPKLYSLDSDQKDQLIEVIEKLLADKTTLVAGSVVMAFEEVCPERIDLIHKNYRKLCNLLIDVEEWGQVVIISMLTRYARTQFLSPTQNESLLEENPEKAFYGSEEDEAKGPGSEEATATALPARKPYVMDPDHRLLLRNTKPLLQSRSAAVVMAVAQLYFHLAPKAEVGVIAKALVRLLRSHSEVQYVVLQNVATMSIKRRGMFEPYLKSFYIRSTDPTQIKILKLEVLTNLANETNIPTVLREFQTYIRSMDKDFVAATIQAIGRCATNIGRVRDTCLNGLVQLLSNRDELVVAESVVVIKKLLQMQPAQHGEIIKHLAKLTDNIQVPMARASILWLIGEYCEHVPRIAPDVLRKMAKSFTAEEDIVKLQVINLAAKLYLTNSKQTKLLTQYVLSLAKYDQNYDIRDRARFTRQLIVPSEQGGALSRHAKKLFLAPKPAPVLESSFKDRDHFQLGSLSHLLNAKATGYQELPDWPEEAPDPSVRNVEVPEWTKCSNREKRKEKEKPFYSDSEGESGPTESADSDPGSESESDSKSSSESGSGESNSESDNEDQEDDEEKGRSSESEQSEEEGKKKMKKRKKVSEGQGEGTSSDEGSDSSSSSSESEMTSETEEEQVEPASWRKKTPPSSKSAPAAKEISLLDLEDFTPPSVQPVSPPMVVSTSLATDLEGLTLTDSSLVPSLLSPVLGVGRQELLHRVAGEGLAVDYTFSRQPFSGDPHMVSVHIHFSNSSDTPIKGLHVGTPKLPAGISIQEFPEIESLAPGESATAIMGINFCDSTQAANFQLCTQTRQFYVSIQPPVGELMAPVFMSENEFKKEQGKLTGMNEITEKLTLPDTCRSDHVVVQKVTATANLGRVPCGTSDEYRFAGRTLTSGSLVLLTLDAQPTGAAQLTVNSEKMVIGTMLVKDVVQALTQ; this is encoded by the exons ATGCTGGACACCAACAAGGATTCCCTCAAGCTGGAGGCCATGAAGAGGATTGTGGCG ATGATCGCCCGGGGAAAGAATGCCTCAGACCTGTTTCCTGCTGTGGTGAAGAATGTGGCCTGTAAGAACATAGAG GTGAAGAAGCTTGTCTACGTGTACCTGGTGCGCTACGCTGAGGAGCAGCAAGACCTAGCCCTGCTCTCCATCTCCACCTTCCAGCGTGGCCTAAAG GATCCCAACCAGCTGATTCGTGCCAGTGCCCTCCGCGTCCTCTCTAGCATCCGTGTGCCCATCATAGTGCCCATCATGATGCTGGCCATCAAGGAAGCTGCCTCAGATATGTCACCCTACGTGAGGAAAACAGCTGCCCATGCCATCCCTAAGCTCTACAG TTTGGATTCTGACCAGAAGGACCAGCTGATAGAGGTTATTGAGAAGCTTCTGGCCGACAAGACCACG CTGGTGGCAGGCAGTGTGGTGATGGCCTTCGAGGAGGTGTGCCCGGAGCGCATTGACCTGATCCACAAGAACTACCGGAAGCTCTGTAACCTGCTCATCGACGTGGAGGAGTGGGGCCAGGTGGTCATCATCAGCATGCTCACCCGCTACGCCCGCACGCAGTTCCTGAGCCCCACTCAGAAC GAGTCTCTGCTGGAGGAGAACCCTGAGAAGGCCTTCTACGGCTCCGAGGAGGATGAAGCCAAGGGCCCGGGGTCGGAGGAGGCGACTGCCACAGCTCTGCCCGCCCGAAAGCCCTACGTCATGGACCCCGACCACCGGCTGCTGCTGCGCAACACGAAGCCGCTGCTGCAGAGCCGCAGCGCCGCGGTGGTCATGGCGGTGGCGCAGCTCTACTTCCACCTGGCGCCCAAGGCGGAGGTGGGCGTCATCGCCAAGGCCCTCGTGCGCCTGCTGCGCAGCCACAG TGAGGTGCAGTACGTGGTGCTCCAGAACGTGGCCACCATGTCCATCAAGCGCCGG GGCATGTTCGAGCCGTACCTGAAGAGCTTCTACATCAGGTCCACCGACCCCACCCAGATCAAGATCCTAAAG CTCGAAGTGTTGACCAACCTGGCCAATGAGACCAACATCCCTACTGTCCTACGGGAATTCCAG ACCTACATTCGCAGCATGGACAAGGACTTTGTGGCAGCCACGATCCAGGCCATTGGACGCTGTGCAACTAACATAGGCCGAGTCCGTGACACCTGCCTCAACGgcctggtgcagctgctgtccaaCCGTGATG AGCTCGTGGTTGCAGAGTCAGTGGTTGTCATTAAGAAGCTGCTGCAAATGCAGCCAGCACAGCACGGAGAGATCATCAAACACTTGGCAAAGCTCACAGACAACATCCAG GTGCCCATGGCCCGAGCCAGCATCCTGTGGCTCATTGGTGAATACTGTGAGCACGTCCCCAGGATTGCACCTGATGTCCTGAGAAAAATGGCCAAGTCCTTCACAGCAGAGGAGGATATTGTTAAGCTGCAGGTCATCAACCTGGCAGCCAAGCTCTACCTGACCAACTCTAAGCAG ACCAAGCTGCTGACCCAGTATGTGCTGAGTCTGGCCAAGTATGACCAGAACTACGATATCCGAGACCGAGCGCGCTTCACCCGGCAGCTCATCGTCCCTTCGGAGCAGGGTGGGGCCCTCAGCCGCCATGCCAAGAAGCTCTTCCTGGCACCCAAACCAGCCCCAGTCTTGGAGTCATCCTTCAAAG ACCGGGACCACTTCCAGCTGGGCTCACTGTCCCACCTGCTCAACGCTAAGGCCACGGGCTACCAAGAGCTCCCAGACTGGCCAGAGGAAGCCCCAGATCCATCTGTGCGCAACGTGGAG GTACCGGAATGGACCAAGTGCTCAAATcgggagaagaggaaggagaaggagaaacccTTCTACTCAGACTCTGAGGGGGAGTCAGGCCCCACAGAGTCTGCAGACAGTG ACCCCGGGTCTGAGAGTGAATCGGACAGTAAGAGCAGCAGTGAGAGTGGCTCTGGGGAGTCCAACAGTGAGTCTGACAATGAAGACCAGGAAGACGACGAGGAGAAAGGGAGGAGTAGTGAGAG TGAACAAAGTGAGGAGGAAGGTaagaagaagatgaagaagaggaagaaggtgtCAGAGGGACAAGGAGAAGGCACATCCTCAGACGAGGGCAGCGATTCCAGCAGCAGCTCATCAGAGTCTGAGATGACATcagagactgaggaggagcaggtggaacCTGCCTCCTGGAGAAAAAAAACA CCTCCCAGCAGCAAAAGTGCCCCTGCAGCCAAGGAGATCTCCCTGCTTGATCTAGAGGACT TCACCCCTCCAAGTGTCCAGCCTGTGTCTCCTCCCATGGTTGTGTCCACCAGTCTGGCTACTGACCTGGAGGGCCTGACACTCACAGACTCTTCTCTGGTGCCCTCG CTGCTGAGTCCAGTGTTGGGTGTTGGGAGGCAGGAGCTGCTGCACCGCGTAGCTGGCGAGGGGCTGGCTGTGGACTACACCTTCAGCCGCCAACCTTTCTCCGGGGACCCCCACATGGTGTCTGTGCACATCCACTTCTCCAACAGCTCTGATACCCCCATCAAGGGCCTGCATGTGGGCACCCCCAAACTGCCTGCTGGCATCAGCATCCAGGAATTTCCTGAAATCG AGTCCCTGGCACCTGGAGAGTCTGCCACTGCTATCATGGGCATTAATTTCTGTGACTCGACCCAGGCGGCCAACTTCCAGCTGTG CACCCAAACCCGACAGTTCTACGTCTCCATTCAGCCACCTGTTGGGGAGCTGATGGCCCCCGTGTTCATGAGTGAGAACGAGTTCAAGAAGGAACAGG GAAAGCTGACGGGCATGAATGAGATCACAGAGAAGCTCACGCTGCCAGACACCTGTCGGAGTGACCACGTTGTGGTACAGAAAGTTACTGCCACTGCTAACCTGGGTCGTGTCCCTTGTGGGACATCTGATGAGTATAG GTTTGCAGGGAGGACACTGACCAGCGGGAGCCTGGTCCTGCTGACCCTGGACGCCCAGCCCACTGGAGCTGCCCAGCTGACCGTCAACAGTGAGAAGATGGTGATCGGCACTATGCTGGTGAAGGATGTGGTACAGGCTCTGACCCAATGA
- the AP3B2 gene encoding AP-3 complex subunit beta-2 isoform X3, whose protein sequence is MMLAIKEAASDMSPYVRKTAAHAIPKLYSLDSDQKDQLIEVIEKLLADKTTLVAGSVVMAFEEVCPERIDLIHKNYRKLCNLLIDVEEWGQVVIISMLTRYARTQFLSPTQNESLLEENPEKAFYGSEEDEAKGPGSEEATATALPARKPYVMDPDHRLLLRNTKPLLQSRSAAVVMAVAQLYFHLAPKAEVGVIAKALVRLLRSHSEVQYVVLQNVATMSIKRRGMFEPYLKSFYIRSTDPTQIKILKLEVLTNLANETNIPTVLREFQTYIRSMDKDFVAATIQAIGRCATNIGRVRDTCLNGLVQLLSNRDELVVAESVVVIKKLLQMQPAQHGEIIKHLAKLTDNIQVPMARASILWLIGEYCEHVPRIAPDVLRKMAKSFTAEEDIVKLQVINLAAKLYLTNSKQTKLLTQYVLSLAKYDQNYDIRDRARFTRQLIVPSEQGGALSRHAKKLFLAPKPAPVLESSFKDRDHFQLGSLSHLLNAKATGYQELPDWPEEAPDPSVRNVEVPEWTKCSNREKRKEKEKPFYSDSEGESGPTESADSDPGSESESDSKSSSESGSGESNSESDNEDQEDDEEKGRSSESEQSEEEGKKKMKKRKKVSEGQGEGTSSDEGSDSSSSSSESEMTSETEEEQVEPASWRKKTPPSSKSAPAAKEISLLDLEDFTPPSVQPVSPPMVVSTSLATDLEGLTLTDSSLVPSLLSPVLGVGRQELLHRVAGEGLAVDYTFSRQPFSGDPHMVSVHIHFSNSSDTPIKGLHVGTPKLPAGISIQEFPEIESLAPGESATAIMGINFCDSTQAANFQLCTQTRQFYVSIQPPVGELMAPVFMSENEFKKEQGKLTGMNEITEKLTLPDTCRSDHVVVQKVTATANLGRVPCGTSDEYRFAGRTLTSGSLVLLTLDAQPTGAAQLTVNSEKMVIGTMLVKDVVQALTQ, encoded by the exons ATGATGCTGGCCATCAAGGAAGCTGCCTCAGATATGTCACCCTACGTGAGGAAAACAGCTGCCCATGCCATCCCTAAGCTCTACAG TTTGGATTCTGACCAGAAGGACCAGCTGATAGAGGTTATTGAGAAGCTTCTGGCCGACAAGACCACG CTGGTGGCAGGCAGTGTGGTGATGGCCTTCGAGGAGGTGTGCCCGGAGCGCATTGACCTGATCCACAAGAACTACCGGAAGCTCTGTAACCTGCTCATCGACGTGGAGGAGTGGGGCCAGGTGGTCATCATCAGCATGCTCACCCGCTACGCCCGCACGCAGTTCCTGAGCCCCACTCAGAAC GAGTCTCTGCTGGAGGAGAACCCTGAGAAGGCCTTCTACGGCTCCGAGGAGGATGAAGCCAAGGGCCCGGGGTCGGAGGAGGCGACTGCCACAGCTCTGCCCGCCCGAAAGCCCTACGTCATGGACCCCGACCACCGGCTGCTGCTGCGCAACACGAAGCCGCTGCTGCAGAGCCGCAGCGCCGCGGTGGTCATGGCGGTGGCGCAGCTCTACTTCCACCTGGCGCCCAAGGCGGAGGTGGGCGTCATCGCCAAGGCCCTCGTGCGCCTGCTGCGCAGCCACAG TGAGGTGCAGTACGTGGTGCTCCAGAACGTGGCCACCATGTCCATCAAGCGCCGG GGCATGTTCGAGCCGTACCTGAAGAGCTTCTACATCAGGTCCACCGACCCCACCCAGATCAAGATCCTAAAG CTCGAAGTGTTGACCAACCTGGCCAATGAGACCAACATCCCTACTGTCCTACGGGAATTCCAG ACCTACATTCGCAGCATGGACAAGGACTTTGTGGCAGCCACGATCCAGGCCATTGGACGCTGTGCAACTAACATAGGCCGAGTCCGTGACACCTGCCTCAACGgcctggtgcagctgctgtccaaCCGTGATG AGCTCGTGGTTGCAGAGTCAGTGGTTGTCATTAAGAAGCTGCTGCAAATGCAGCCAGCACAGCACGGAGAGATCATCAAACACTTGGCAAAGCTCACAGACAACATCCAG GTGCCCATGGCCCGAGCCAGCATCCTGTGGCTCATTGGTGAATACTGTGAGCACGTCCCCAGGATTGCACCTGATGTCCTGAGAAAAATGGCCAAGTCCTTCACAGCAGAGGAGGATATTGTTAAGCTGCAGGTCATCAACCTGGCAGCCAAGCTCTACCTGACCAACTCTAAGCAG ACCAAGCTGCTGACCCAGTATGTGCTGAGTCTGGCCAAGTATGACCAGAACTACGATATCCGAGACCGAGCGCGCTTCACCCGGCAGCTCATCGTCCCTTCGGAGCAGGGTGGGGCCCTCAGCCGCCATGCCAAGAAGCTCTTCCTGGCACCCAAACCAGCCCCAGTCTTGGAGTCATCCTTCAAAG ACCGGGACCACTTCCAGCTGGGCTCACTGTCCCACCTGCTCAACGCTAAGGCCACGGGCTACCAAGAGCTCCCAGACTGGCCAGAGGAAGCCCCAGATCCATCTGTGCGCAACGTGGAG GTACCGGAATGGACCAAGTGCTCAAATcgggagaagaggaaggagaaggagaaacccTTCTACTCAGACTCTGAGGGGGAGTCAGGCCCCACAGAGTCTGCAGACAGTG ACCCCGGGTCTGAGAGTGAATCGGACAGTAAGAGCAGCAGTGAGAGTGGCTCTGGGGAGTCCAACAGTGAGTCTGACAATGAAGACCAGGAAGACGACGAGGAGAAAGGGAGGAGTAGTGAGAG TGAACAAAGTGAGGAGGAAGGTaagaagaagatgaagaagaggaagaaggtgtCAGAGGGACAAGGAGAAGGCACATCCTCAGACGAGGGCAGCGATTCCAGCAGCAGCTCATCAGAGTCTGAGATGACATcagagactgaggaggagcaggtggaacCTGCCTCCTGGAGAAAAAAAACA CCTCCCAGCAGCAAAAGTGCCCCTGCAGCCAAGGAGATCTCCCTGCTTGATCTAGAGGACT TCACCCCTCCAAGTGTCCAGCCTGTGTCTCCTCCCATGGTTGTGTCCACCAGTCTGGCTACTGACCTGGAGGGCCTGACACTCACAGACTCTTCTCTGGTGCCCTCG CTGCTGAGTCCAGTGTTGGGTGTTGGGAGGCAGGAGCTGCTGCACCGCGTAGCTGGCGAGGGGCTGGCTGTGGACTACACCTTCAGCCGCCAACCTTTCTCCGGGGACCCCCACATGGTGTCTGTGCACATCCACTTCTCCAACAGCTCTGATACCCCCATCAAGGGCCTGCATGTGGGCACCCCCAAACTGCCTGCTGGCATCAGCATCCAGGAATTTCCTGAAATCG AGTCCCTGGCACCTGGAGAGTCTGCCACTGCTATCATGGGCATTAATTTCTGTGACTCGACCCAGGCGGCCAACTTCCAGCTGTG CACCCAAACCCGACAGTTCTACGTCTCCATTCAGCCACCTGTTGGGGAGCTGATGGCCCCCGTGTTCATGAGTGAGAACGAGTTCAAGAAGGAACAGG GAAAGCTGACGGGCATGAATGAGATCACAGAGAAGCTCACGCTGCCAGACACCTGTCGGAGTGACCACGTTGTGGTACAGAAAGTTACTGCCACTGCTAACCTGGGTCGTGTCCCTTGTGGGACATCTGATGAGTATAG GTTTGCAGGGAGGACACTGACCAGCGGGAGCCTGGTCCTGCTGACCCTGGACGCCCAGCCCACTGGAGCTGCCCAGCTGACCGTCAACAGTGAGAAGATGGTGATCGGCACTATGCTGGTGAAGGATGTGGTACAGGCTCTGACCCAATGA
- the AP3B2 gene encoding AP-3 complex subunit beta-2 isoform X4, producing the protein MQPAQHGEIIKHLAKLTDNIQVPMARASILWLIGEYCEHVPRIAPDVLRKMAKSFTAEEDIVKLQVINLAAKLYLTNSKQTKLLTQYVLSLAKYDQNYDIRDRARFTRQLIVPSEQGGALSRHAKKLFLAPKPAPVLESSFKDRDHFQLGSLSHLLNAKATGYQELPDWPEEAPDPSVRNVEVPEWTKCSNREKRKEKEKPFYSDSEGESGPTESADSDPGSESESDSKSSSESGSGESNSESDNEDQEDDEEKGRSSESEQSEEEGKKKMKKRKKVSEGQGEGTSSDEGSDSSSSSSESEMTSETEEEQVEPASWRKKTPPSSKSAPAAKEISLLDLEDFTPPSVQPVSPPMVVSTSLATDLEGLTLTDSSLVPSLLSPVLGVGRQELLHRVAGEGLAVDYTFSRQPFSGDPHMVSVHIHFSNSSDTPIKGLHVGTPKLPAGISIQEFPEIESLAPGESATAIMGINFCDSTQAANFQLCTQTRQFYVSIQPPVGELMAPVFMSENEFKKEQGKLTGMNEITEKLTLPDTCRSDHVVVQKVTATANLGRVPCGTSDEYRFAGRTLTSGSLVLLTLDAQPTGAAQLTVNSEKMVIGTMLVKDVVQALTQ; encoded by the exons ATGCAGCCAGCACAGCACGGAGAGATCATCAAACACTTGGCAAAGCTCACAGACAACATCCAG GTGCCCATGGCCCGAGCCAGCATCCTGTGGCTCATTGGTGAATACTGTGAGCACGTCCCCAGGATTGCACCTGATGTCCTGAGAAAAATGGCCAAGTCCTTCACAGCAGAGGAGGATATTGTTAAGCTGCAGGTCATCAACCTGGCAGCCAAGCTCTACCTGACCAACTCTAAGCAG ACCAAGCTGCTGACCCAGTATGTGCTGAGTCTGGCCAAGTATGACCAGAACTACGATATCCGAGACCGAGCGCGCTTCACCCGGCAGCTCATCGTCCCTTCGGAGCAGGGTGGGGCCCTCAGCCGCCATGCCAAGAAGCTCTTCCTGGCACCCAAACCAGCCCCAGTCTTGGAGTCATCCTTCAAAG ACCGGGACCACTTCCAGCTGGGCTCACTGTCCCACCTGCTCAACGCTAAGGCCACGGGCTACCAAGAGCTCCCAGACTGGCCAGAGGAAGCCCCAGATCCATCTGTGCGCAACGTGGAG GTACCGGAATGGACCAAGTGCTCAAATcgggagaagaggaaggagaaggagaaacccTTCTACTCAGACTCTGAGGGGGAGTCAGGCCCCACAGAGTCTGCAGACAGTG ACCCCGGGTCTGAGAGTGAATCGGACAGTAAGAGCAGCAGTGAGAGTGGCTCTGGGGAGTCCAACAGTGAGTCTGACAATGAAGACCAGGAAGACGACGAGGAGAAAGGGAGGAGTAGTGAGAG TGAACAAAGTGAGGAGGAAGGTaagaagaagatgaagaagaggaagaaggtgtCAGAGGGACAAGGAGAAGGCACATCCTCAGACGAGGGCAGCGATTCCAGCAGCAGCTCATCAGAGTCTGAGATGACATcagagactgaggaggagcaggtggaacCTGCCTCCTGGAGAAAAAAAACA CCTCCCAGCAGCAAAAGTGCCCCTGCAGCCAAGGAGATCTCCCTGCTTGATCTAGAGGACT TCACCCCTCCAAGTGTCCAGCCTGTGTCTCCTCCCATGGTTGTGTCCACCAGTCTGGCTACTGACCTGGAGGGCCTGACACTCACAGACTCTTCTCTGGTGCCCTCG CTGCTGAGTCCAGTGTTGGGTGTTGGGAGGCAGGAGCTGCTGCACCGCGTAGCTGGCGAGGGGCTGGCTGTGGACTACACCTTCAGCCGCCAACCTTTCTCCGGGGACCCCCACATGGTGTCTGTGCACATCCACTTCTCCAACAGCTCTGATACCCCCATCAAGGGCCTGCATGTGGGCACCCCCAAACTGCCTGCTGGCATCAGCATCCAGGAATTTCCTGAAATCG AGTCCCTGGCACCTGGAGAGTCTGCCACTGCTATCATGGGCATTAATTTCTGTGACTCGACCCAGGCGGCCAACTTCCAGCTGTG CACCCAAACCCGACAGTTCTACGTCTCCATTCAGCCACCTGTTGGGGAGCTGATGGCCCCCGTGTTCATGAGTGAGAACGAGTTCAAGAAGGAACAGG GAAAGCTGACGGGCATGAATGAGATCACAGAGAAGCTCACGCTGCCAGACACCTGTCGGAGTGACCACGTTGTGGTACAGAAAGTTACTGCCACTGCTAACCTGGGTCGTGTCCCTTGTGGGACATCTGATGAGTATAG GTTTGCAGGGAGGACACTGACCAGCGGGAGCCTGGTCCTGCTGACCCTGGACGCCCAGCCCACTGGAGCTGCCCAGCTGACCGTCAACAGTGAGAAGATGGTGATCGGCACTATGCTGGTGAAGGATGTGGTACAGGCTCTGACCCAATGA